The Polynucleobacter sp. MWH-UH2A DNA segment TAGATCTGCTGGACTTAGGTTGGGCTTGAGCACTCATGGCTATGCTGAAATGGTTCATGCGGATCGCTTCTGTCCAAGCTACATTGCCATGGGGGCAGTCTTTCCAACCAACCTCAAGAAAATGCCAACGGCACCTCAAGGATTGGGTAGGCTATATCAATACGCCAAACTCATGAGTCACTATCCATTGGTTGCGATTGGTGGAATTGATCAAGAAAGCATTCATGCAGTTGCCAAAAGTGGCGTTGGCTCTATCGCGGTTGTACGCGCAATTACGCAAGCTAAAGATCCCAAAGCCGCTGTAAAGCACCTGCAAGAACTGATGCGCGCCTAGCGCATCAGTTCTTCGCATCAACATAACGGGCTGGATTACCCTTTTTCTTTTTCGTCCAATAAAGCAGTTGGGTAGAAATCGTGCATATGCCATAAAGGGCCTGGCCCTTCACCAATACTGAGAAAGCGCCCCGCCTCTAGACCGGCCTCGACATAAGCAATCGCTTTAGCTACAGCATGAGGTAAATCATGGCCACCTGCGAGGTAGGTTGCTATTGCCGATGCCAGAGAGCATCCTGTACCGTGCGTATTGGGAGTATTCACTCGATAGTGTTTAAATTCTTTAGACTGCACCACCTCGAGACCATCTTCGATGGTGCGCCACATTAGATAATCAGTAATTTGGGTATGCGTAGCATCAAGATGACCACCTTTGATCAACACAGCTTGTGGACCCATATCCAATAACTCTTGCGCAGCTAACTTGAAATCATCTGGGCCGACAATATCGCGACCCAATAATAAAGATGCTTCGTCTAAATTCGGCGTGACCAGCAGGGCCAAGGGAAATAAATCACGAATAATGGCTTGCGCTGTATCGTCACCACCTAAGCTAGCGCCAGATGTTGCGCGCAAAACTGGATCTAAAACGACTTTTTTTATCCCATGCTTGCGTAAAGTTTTTGCGACCGTTTGTACGATTTCCGGGCTAGCCAACATCCCAATCTTCACGATATCAGCGCCAATATCAGACAAAACAGCGTCCATCTGCGCTTCAACAACGTCCAACTCAACATCCTGAATACGTGTAACCCCGAGCGTATTTTGTGCCGTGATGGCAGTAATCACCGACATTCCATAGCCACCCAAGGCAGTTATGACCTTGAGGTCTGCCTGTAAGCCAGCCCCACCGCCACTGTCGGAGCCAGCAATTGTCAGTACTTTGGGGATCTGCACAGAAGTGGGAAGAAGTGTTTCCATCTTGCTATAATATCGGCTTATTCCTCGATAGCTCAGTCGGTAGAGCGCCGGACTGTTAATCCGTAGGTCCCTGGTTCGAGCCCAGGTCGAGGAGCCAAATATGTGAAGGGTCTAGAGAAATCTAGGCCCTTTTTCATTTTGAGCCCTCAATCAGCTCTGTTATGCTTAAATTCAAACTAGAAGTCATCATCAGAATGATTCGAACTAACAGGAGATAGCAATGATTCAAAGTGGTTCATTTAAAGCCCATATCCGCGCAATTCAATTCCTTGCAATACTTGTCGCCTTATTTGGTTACTACCAAACTTCTATTGCCCAATCAGACTACCCAAATAAGCCCATTCGTTATGTTGTGCCGTTTCCTGCTGGTGGTGCCACTGACAATATTGCAAGGCCATTACAAAATGAACTATTAAATTCCTTCAAATGGAATGTAGTGATTGATAACAAGCCTGGGGCTGGCGGCAATATCGGCGCTGAGATTGTTGCCAAATCTGCACCTGATGGTTACACATGGCTCATGGCTTCTGTGGGAACGCATGGGATTAACCTGCCGCTCTACACCCAAGGTGGCGGCAAAATGCCATTTGACCCAATCAAGGACTTCACACCTATTTCTTTAGTGGCTGAATTACCCAATGTTCTGGTTCTGAATCCCGAATTTGCTGCCAAAAATAACATAAATAGTGTGAATGATTTAATTGCCTATGCAAAAGCCAATCCAGGAAAAATCAATATGGCATCTAGTGGCAATGGCACATCCATTCATATGGCGGGTGAATTATTTAAAACCATGACCAAAACCTACATGGTGCATCTCCCCTATAAAGGCAGCCCTCCGGCTGTAACTGATCTGCTTGCAGGTAATGTGGACATCATGTTCGATAACCTACCCTCTTGCATTAACTACATTCGTGCAGGACGTTTAAAAGCCTTAGCAGTCACTAGCGCAAAGCGCTCGCCCGCCTTTCCAGACTTACCAACTATTGCTGAAGCCGCTAATCTTCCAGGATACGAGGCTACCTCTTGGTTTGGCGTGGTTGGCCCGGCCAATATGCCAGTGGATATTCTCAATAAAGATAGCGCTACATTAATGGCCGCAATCAACAGTCCATCTGTGAGAGAAAAGTATTTGGCTATGGGCGCACAACCGGTTGGCAATACGCCAGCGCAGTTCTCCACTTTCATCAAAAATGAAATCGCCAAATGGACTAAGGTTGTTAAGGACTCTGGCGCAAAAGTTGACTAACCCACAAGAAATGCAATTGAATCTGAATTGCTAAATACAAAAGAGGGCTAACTGCCCTCTTTTTTACTTGCTTAACGACATCCCCGGCTATTTGCCCAATTGCGACAATAATTTACTTGGTGATATGACCTCTTGATCCAAGATCAGCTCGATGAGAGCGCCCTTCTTGCTTGCCAGAGCCTTGGTAAAGGCGGGAGCAAATTCGTCTGTTTTGCTTACCCTGAAGCCAGGAATGCCAAAGCTATCAGCAAACTTTACAAAATCAGGGTTAGTTAAACCAGTTGCAATAACGCGGGACTTAAATTCTCGCTCTTGATGCATGCGAATCGTCCCCAACATACTATTGTTTACAACAAAAACGATTGGAAATGCTTCATACCTTGCCGCGGTAGCTAACTCTTGGCAGTTCATCATGAAATCCCCGTCGCCACAGACTGCAATTACCACCTTATGTGGATGAACAATTTTTGCTGCAATTGCCGCCGGCAAGCCATAACCCATTGAGCCGTTGGCTGGAGCCAACTGCGTTTTAAAAGGTCCGTAGGGATAGAAACGATGTACCCATGTTGCAAAGTTTCCCGCGCCATTCGTAACGATGGAGTCGCGAGGAATGGAATTTGGCAAAGAACTCATAATCTGGGCTAATTGCAAATCACCGGGCACGGTTACAGGACTTGCAAATGCTAAATATTCAGCATGGGCCGTTTTTAATTCATCTGGATTGTGATTACCGCCCATCTTTACGCCATTTAAGGCAGCGCAAAAATTTTCTGGACTGCAATTGAGTGCAAAGTCAGGTCGATAAACGCGGCCCAATTCCTCTGGACCGGAATGCACATGTATTAATGTATTTTTTGCTTTCGGAACGCTTAATACACTATAGCCTGCAGTTGTCATTTCACCAAGACGCTCACCAATCACCAATAAAGCATCAGCGTCTTGCACCCGTTTCACCAATGCAGGATTGGCACCAATACCTAAATCACCAGCAAATGCAGGATTCAGATTATCTAAAAGATCTTGCGAACGAAAGCTGGTGGCAACGGGAACGCCCTCTTGATTTGCCCAAGCCGTTAAACTATCGCATGCAGCGCGGTTCCAATTTCCACCCCCTGCAATCACCATGGGGCGTTGAGCATTAGCAAAAACTTGCATCGCTTGATCAAATACCTTTGCATCAAGCCCCGGCTGAACGATATGGGCTGGAGCAAGCGGATGTTCATCGCCAATCATATAAAGAACATCCTCTGGCAAAGCTAATACAACGGGCCCCTTACGTCCTGCTTGCGCCACATGAAATGCGTGAGATACAAACTCATCGATACGATCGACACGATCAATACTGCCAACCCATTTTGCGCATTCAGAATACATACGGCGATAGTCAACTTCCTGAAATGCCTCACGTTCAACCATGTCCGTTCCCACTTGGCCAACCAATAAGACCATTGGGGTGGAATCTTGATATGCGGTGTGCACTCCCACCATCGCGTTTGATGCGCCTGGACCACGAGTGACCATCAACACCCCTGGCTTGCCTGTTAATTTTCCATAGGCTTCCGCCATGTATGCGGCGCCGCCTTCTTGGCGACAGGTGATAAATTGGAATTGAGGATGATCCACTAAGCCATTTAATAATGGCAGGAAACTTTCCCCAGGCACCCCAAAGGCGACATCTACTCCCTGTCTCACTAAAGCGTTTGCCAAAATTTGGCCGCCATTAAGCGACTTACCTAATGTCCCCATTCTTTTTATGCTTTCTCTTTATTCTATCTAATAGATACTGAAGTCTATGGTGCGTTTATTGAAAGTTATCACACTTTGCCCCCATTCAAGTGAATTCATAGCCTTGACTGACATATACTTTGCAAAACGATTAAAAACTAGACCAATTCAGCAGGAGACAAGGACATGAGGCTTTTTTCTTATCGAGCATCAGACAGCAAGGAAAGTGTTGGCGCACTAATTCAGGGTAGCGATAATGAATTCATAGATCTATGCTCTACCGACACACAGCTACCCAATAGCTTGCAGTTGATTATTCAAGATGAACAACTAATGCGTCGAGCTGATGCTGCCCTCAAGAATCCAAAAGCAGTACGTGGCAATATCAAATCCATTGCATTCAAGACTCCTATTGATAGACCTGGAAAAATTGTTTGCATGGGCCTGAACTATGCAGATCATGCCAAAGAAGGTGGAAATGCAAGGCCTGAGTACCCCAGCTTTTTTATGCGCGGGCCAAGTTCACTGACCCCGCACCTGGGCCCCATCATTAAACCCCGCGTTTCAGACAAGCTAGATTACGAAGCAGAACTTGCATTTGTTGTTGGCAAAAAAGCGCGTCACCTCACTTTAGACAATGCATTAGATTGCGTAGCTGGCTATAGCATTTTTAATGATGGCAGCATTCGTGATTACCAACGTAAAACCACGCAGTGGACTATCGGCAAAAACTTTGATCAAACCGGCGCATTTGGTCCGTGGTTGGTAACGCCAGATGAACTTCCCGCTGGATGTAACGGACTAAATATCCAATCACGACTCAATGGTCAAGTGATGCAAAATGCAAATACCAAGGATTTTCTTTGGGGGATTGCGGAGACGATTGTTCTGATCTCTGAATGTATGACTCTAGAGCCAGGTGATGTTGTAATCACCGGCACCCCCGCAGGCGTCGGCTATGCCAGAACTCCTCCTGTTTTTATGAAAGCTGGAGATATTTGCGAAATTGAGATTGAATCCATTGGCATATTGCGCAACACCATTGCTGACGAGTAAGCCCAAAGCTGATCGTTGGCTATACAAAACACTCTCTAAGGCTGTTTAAAGCGGCATTTTGAGTGGTTTCTGGCCAGGCAAGCACCCTAATCAAGCATTAAAATGGGGTCATGATGAAAACGCCTGAACTCCTTGCCCCAGCGGGCAGCCTACAGATGCTCCAAACTGCTTTTGATTTTGGAGCAGATGCTATTTACGCTGGCCAACCACGCTACTCCTTACGCGTACGAAATAATGACTTTGGAAAAATAGAGGTCTTAAAGCAAGGTATTGATACCGCTCACGATTTAGGCAAGAAGTTTTATTTAGTCTCAAATCTATTGCCTCACGGAGCAAAGACTCGCACTTACATTCGCGACATGTCCCCTGTAGTGGCATTGAAACCAGATGCTTTAATCATGTCGGATCCTGGCCTCATCATGATGGCAAGAGAGGCTTGGCCGGATATGCCAATTCATTTATCGGTTCAAGCTAATACGGTAAATGGTGCTTCTGCTAAATTTTGGCGTTCTGTTGGCATCAGTCGCGTGATTCTGTCTCGTGAATTGTCTTTTGATGAAATTGAAGAAGTTCGCCAAGACTGTCCTGAGATGGAGTTAGAGGTTTTTGTTCATGGTGCTTTATGTATTGCTTATTCTGGACGTTGCCTTCTTTCAGGTTATATGTCTCATCGCGACTCTAACCAAGGGGCATGCACCAATGCTTGTCGCTGGGACTATAAGGTAAAGCCCGGACAACAAAATCAAAGTGGCGATGTCGTCTTACTCCAAGAAGCTAGACGACCAGATGATTTAATGCCCATGGAAGAAGATGAGCATGGCACTTACATCATGAACTCCAAGGATTTACGCGCCATTGAGCACATTGAAAGACTGACCAAAATGGGTGTGGATTCTTTCAAAATTGAAGGCCGCACAAAATCACCATACTATGTAGCTCGTACTTGCCAGGCATATCGCACTGCGATTAATGATGCTGTTGCTGGAAGGTCATTCGATACTACATTACTCGGGAATCTAGAAGGTCTAGCCAATCGCGGATACACCGATGGCTTCTATGAACGTCATCACGATAAGGAATATCAACTCTACATGCGTGGCCACTCTTTATCAGGAAGAAGCCTATACGTGGGCGAGACTTTGGATATTGATCATACAAATGGACGAGTAAGGATTGATGTAAAGAATCGGTTTTCTGTGGGCGACAAATTAGAGATCATTGAGCCCAATGGAAATCAAGACATCGTTTTAGATCAAATGTGGAACATGAATGGAGAGCCTATTTCTGTTGCGCCAGGATCTGGCCATTTTGTGTGGATCAAATTAATACCAAAAGGTAATAAAGCATATATTGCGCGCTACACCAACGATCCCGCACCAATTGAGACCAACTCCTCTTGCTCGAATAGCGAATCCTGCTGTAACGCTTAATTCCGATTGATTGAAATCCACATATGAATACAGCCCTCGATGCCAACCCAACAAAATCAACCTTTAAAGAAAAATTAGTTGATGAAGCCAAGAAGGCATTTATTCTCACTCTATATTTAGGCACATGGTTCTGCGCTCTTGCATTTTTGGCGGCAACTTTACTTGATGAGCGCCCCATCCCCCTTAGCATTTTTGGATTTGCGTTAATCAAGGCCGGCATTACTGCGAAGTTTTTATTGATTGGGCAGGCTATTTACCCCATTACAGTGAATAAAACTCATGGCATTGTGAGATCGCTTCTAGTTGAATCACTCATTTACATCGCAATAGTTTTGGGCTTGAACTATGTAGAGGCTGGCATTGATGGTGTCATTCACGGGAAAAACTTTTTAATCTCCGTGACCGCCTTTGGACAAGCAAATCCATTGAAAATAGTCGCCTTCTCTTTTGTGTATTGGCTCATTATTTGGCCGTATCTAATGCTTGCCGGCATGCAATTAATGTTAGGCAAAGAGCATATTTGGAGTCTATTTTTTGGCTCCAAAAATTCAAGTAGAAACTAACTTAATGAAATTGAATTTGCTGACTAGATCTTGGTCATCATTTCAATTATTGTTTTTCCAGGCTGGAGTTTTATTTGTAGCGCTATTACTTTCATTGAATACATACGCACAAGAAATTGAAGCGCGAGCCTACTCCAATGCCCCCATCGGCATGAACTTTATTACTGGCGGCCTGGCGCAAGCAAAGAGTGGTTCCTACACCCTTAATACGCAAGCCTTAAGTCTTACTCATGTGATTGATGTGGCAGGTCAATCAGGCAGACTTACATTAGTTCTACCCTATGCTGAGCTAACGGGCACCGGTCAAGTGGGCGCACAAACCATTAATGCTTCTGCAGAAGGTCTATCAGACCCTCTCATTAAAGCCTCAGTGAATCTCTATGGGGCTCCAGCACTTACTAATAGTGAGTTCATGAGCTACCGACAGGATTTAATTATCGGCGCCAGCATTGCCGCCTCGATACCCTGGGGGCAATACAACAGCAATCAGATGATTAATGTTGGCGCCAATCGATCACTCATTCAACCAGCAATGGGGCTCTCTCAAGCAGTTGGACCCTGGAGATTAGAACTTGCAGGTATGGCAACAATCTATACAAGCAATAACAATTTCATGGGGAACAATACGCTTTCTCAGAATCCAATGTATTCAGGTGAGACTCATGTTATTTACTACTTCCCTAATACGGCCTGGATTTCTGCTGATGCTACGTATTACACTGGCGGCCAAACCTACGTGAATGGTCTGGCAGTGAGTGGCGTACAAGAGAACTGGCGTTTTGGTAGCACCCTGTCTTATCCAATTGATAAAAATAATTCTATACGTCTAAGTGGCAGTAAAGGGGTTTACTCACGAACCGACACTAGTTACAACGCGGTTGGTATTTCTTGGCAATATCGCTGGGGTGGCACCCCTTAGCCTTTAGTCCTGAACCCTTAGGCACCGCAATGTAGGTATCGCTACAATCGAGTTAATTACATCATTATTAGAAATAAACCGAGACAATCATGAATTCCAAACCTAAAGACCCTAAAACTCCACCCGAAACCGGCCTTCGTAAGGGTCTTACTAGCTATGGAGACAAAGGCTTCTCTTTGTTTCTACGTAAAGCCTTTATTAAAGGTGCTGGGTACACCAATAGCGCTTTAGATAGACCCGTCATTGGCATTATTAATACTGGCAGTTCATATAACCCATGCCACGGTAATATGCCCCAATTGATTGAGGCAGTGAAGCGTGGAGTCATGCTTGCCGGCGGTCTACCAATGGACTTCCCCACTATCTCTATTCATGAGAGTTTTTCCTCCCCCACTTCAATGTATTTACGCAACCTGATGTCGATGGATACCGAAGAGATGCTGCGTGCACAACCAATGGATGCCGTAGTCATGATTGGTGGTTGCGATAAGACCGTCCCAGCACAAATGATGGGCGCAGCTTCTGCGGGCTTGCCAGCTATTCAACTTATTACTGGCTCTATGCTCACCGGCTCTCATCGCTCCGAGCGTGTTGGCGCCTGCACCGATTGCCGTAGATATTGGGGCAAGTTCCGTGCTGGTGAAATTGATGAAGTACAAAAGGATGAAGTGAATGATCAATTGGTCGCCAGTGTAGGTACCTGCTCCGTCATGGGAACCGCTAGCACCATGGCTTGTATCTCGGAGGCCTTAGGGATGACCGTACCTGGTGGCGCATCGCCTCCTGCAGTAACTGCTGATCGCATTCGGATTGCTGAGGAGACAGGAACCAGAGCCGTTCAAATGGCCAAAGATGGTCTCACGATTGACAAGATTTTGACTGCTGATGCTTTTGAGAATGCTATGCGTGTATTGCTAGCCATTGGTGGCTCAACCAATGGCATTGTTCACCTAGCCGCGATTGCCGGTCGCATGGGCCTAGAAATTGATCTCGATGCCCTAGACAAGATGGGTGATGAGACTCCCGTATTGTTAGATCTAAAGCCATCAGGCGATCATTACATGGAGAACTTCCATGATGCGGGCGGTATGACCACATTGTTACGCGAGCTCAAACCCCTTCTCAAACTCAATGCCATGACCGTTACTGGTAGAACCCTAGGTGAAGAGATTGATGCGGGACCCGCTAGCTTCAAGCAAGATGTCGTGCGTAAGTTCAATGACCCAATTTACCCTCGTGGCAGCATTGCCGTTCTGCACGGCAACCTTGCTCCAGGTGGCGCCATCATCAAACAATCAGCTGCTAATGAAAAGTTAATGGAGCATGAAGGTCGTGCGGTTGTCTTTGAAAATGCTGAAGACTTGGCGAACCGCATTGATAGTCCAGACTTAGATGTCACCGCGGATGATATTTTGGTTCTCAAGAATATCGGACCTAAAGGCGCTCCAGGTATGCCTGAGGCAGGTTATATCCCTATTCCGATGAAGTTAGCAAGAGCTGGCGTTAAAGATATTGTGCGGGTATCGGATGGTCGCATGAGCGGTACAGCATTTGGCACCATTGTGCTGCACGTCACTCCAGAATCCGCTATTGGCGGTCCATTAGCTTTTGTACGCAATGGCGATCGTATTCGTTTATCGGTCAAGAATCGTGAGATCAGCCTTTTGATATCTGATGAAGAACTGGCTAAACGGGCTAAAGACAACCCTGTCACCATTCCAACCGCAGAACGTGGTTACAAGAAATTATTCTTGGATACGGTGACGCAAGCAGATAAAGGCGTGGATTTTGACTTCTTGCGAGCTGCAAAAATGGTTGGCAAAACGCCTAAGAGATAAATTCTCGTGCCGCCCGTAAGCCACAAGATCTTATAGTTTTCGGAGTTCGCGCCGTAATATCTTCCCAACATTGGATTTGGGAAGTTCATGCGCGAATACAACCTTTCTGGGCCTCTTATAGCTAGTTAAGGTTTCTTTGCAGTACTGCAATACATCTGCTTCCGTTAGGTGATGGTCAGACTTGACGATATACGCCTTCACTATCTCGCCGAGCTTTCGATGCGGAACGCCAATCACCGCGCACTCTTGTACACCGGGCATTTGTGCCAAGACATCCTCAACATCATTCGGAAAAACTTTAAAACCAGCAACTACGATCATGTCCTTCTTGCGGTCCACGATTTGAATATGACCACTCTCGGTAACGAGTCCAATATCACCTGATTTAAAGTAGCCATCCGCAGTCATGCAGTGTGACGTCTCTTCAGGCTTATTCCAATAGCCTGCCATTACTTGAGGGCCTTTGATACAGATCTCCCCAGGAGCGCCATTGGGTAACTGAACCCCATCATCGTCCAGAATAACTACGTCTGTACTAGGCATGGGAGGCCCAATATGCCCAGTGAAATGACTTTCTAATGGGCTATTTACACAAACGACTGGTGAGGTTTCAGATAGACCATAGCCTTGAGCAATTGGACAACCTGTAATGGCTTGCCAGTGGTCAGCGGTTTTTTTATGAACAGCCATACCGCCACCAATCGTGACTAATAGATTAGAGAACTTCACCTTTTTGAATTCAGGTCGATGTATC contains these protein-coding regions:
- the thiD gene encoding bifunctional hydroxymethylpyrimidine kinase/phosphomethylpyrimidine kinase, with the protein product METLLPTSVQIPKVLTIAGSDSGGGAGLQADLKVITALGGYGMSVITAITAQNTLGVTRIQDVELDVVEAQMDAVLSDIGADIVKIGMLASPEIVQTVAKTLRKHGIKKVVLDPVLRATSGASLGGDDTAQAIIRDLFPLALLVTPNLDEASLLLGRDIVGPDDFKLAAQELLDMGPQAVLIKGGHLDATHTQITDYLMWRTIEDGLEVVQSKEFKHYRVNTPNTHGTGCSLASAIATYLAGGHDLPHAVAKAIAYVEAGLEAGRFLSIGEGPGPLWHMHDFYPTALLDEKEKG
- a CDS encoding tripartite tricarboxylate transporter substrate binding protein, with the protein product MIQSGSFKAHIRAIQFLAILVALFGYYQTSIAQSDYPNKPIRYVVPFPAGGATDNIARPLQNELLNSFKWNVVIDNKPGAGGNIGAEIVAKSAPDGYTWLMASVGTHGINLPLYTQGGGKMPFDPIKDFTPISLVAELPNVLVLNPEFAAKNNINSVNDLIAYAKANPGKINMASSGNGTSIHMAGELFKTMTKTYMVHLPYKGSPPAVTDLLAGNVDIMFDNLPSCINYIRAGRLKALAVTSAKRSPAFPDLPTIAEAANLPGYEATSWFGVVGPANMPVDILNKDSATLMAAINSPSVREKYLAMGAQPVGNTPAQFSTFIKNEIAKWTKVVKDSGAKVD
- a CDS encoding thiamine pyrophosphate-binding protein codes for the protein MGTLGKSLNGGQILANALVRQGVDVAFGVPGESFLPLLNGLVDHPQFQFITCRQEGGAAYMAEAYGKLTGKPGVLMVTRGPGASNAMVGVHTAYQDSTPMVLLVGQVGTDMVEREAFQEVDYRRMYSECAKWVGSIDRVDRIDEFVSHAFHVAQAGRKGPVVLALPEDVLYMIGDEHPLAPAHIVQPGLDAKVFDQAMQVFANAQRPMVIAGGGNWNRAACDSLTAWANQEGVPVATSFRSQDLLDNLNPAFAGDLGIGANPALVKRVQDADALLVIGERLGEMTTAGYSVLSVPKAKNTLIHVHSGPEELGRVYRPDFALNCSPENFCAALNGVKMGGNHNPDELKTAHAEYLAFASPVTVPGDLQLAQIMSSLPNSIPRDSIVTNGAGNFATWVHRFYPYGPFKTQLAPANGSMGYGLPAAIAAKIVHPHKVVIAVCGDGDFMMNCQELATAARYEAFPIVFVVNNSMLGTIRMHQEREFKSRVIATGLTNPDFVKFADSFGIPGFRVSKTDEFAPAFTKALASKKGALIELILDQEVISPSKLLSQLGK
- a CDS encoding fumarylacetoacetate hydrolase family protein — encoded protein: MRLFSYRASDSKESVGALIQGSDNEFIDLCSTDTQLPNSLQLIIQDEQLMRRADAALKNPKAVRGNIKSIAFKTPIDRPGKIVCMGLNYADHAKEGGNARPEYPSFFMRGPSSLTPHLGPIIKPRVSDKLDYEAELAFVVGKKARHLTLDNALDCVAGYSIFNDGSIRDYQRKTTQWTIGKNFDQTGAFGPWLVTPDELPAGCNGLNIQSRLNGQVMQNANTKDFLWGIAETIVLISECMTLEPGDVVITGTPAGVGYARTPPVFMKAGDICEIEIESIGILRNTIADE
- a CDS encoding U32 family peptidase; the protein is MMKTPELLAPAGSLQMLQTAFDFGADAIYAGQPRYSLRVRNNDFGKIEVLKQGIDTAHDLGKKFYLVSNLLPHGAKTRTYIRDMSPVVALKPDALIMSDPGLIMMAREAWPDMPIHLSVQANTVNGASAKFWRSVGISRVILSRELSFDEIEEVRQDCPEMELEVFVHGALCIAYSGRCLLSGYMSHRDSNQGACTNACRWDYKVKPGQQNQSGDVVLLQEARRPDDLMPMEEDEHGTYIMNSKDLRAIEHIERLTKMGVDSFKIEGRTKSPYYVARTCQAYRTAINDAVAGRSFDTTLLGNLEGLANRGYTDGFYERHHDKEYQLYMRGHSLSGRSLYVGETLDIDHTNGRVRIDVKNRFSVGDKLEIIEPNGNQDIVLDQMWNMNGEPISVAPGSGHFVWIKLIPKGNKAYIARYTNDPAPIETNSSCSNSESCCNA
- a CDS encoding transporter encodes the protein MKLNLLTRSWSSFQLLFFQAGVLFVALLLSLNTYAQEIEARAYSNAPIGMNFITGGLAQAKSGSYTLNTQALSLTHVIDVAGQSGRLTLVLPYAELTGTGQVGAQTINASAEGLSDPLIKASVNLYGAPALTNSEFMSYRQDLIIGASIAASIPWGQYNSNQMINVGANRSLIQPAMGLSQAVGPWRLELAGMATIYTSNNNFMGNNTLSQNPMYSGETHVIYYFPNTAWISADATYYTGGQTYVNGLAVSGVQENWRFGSTLSYPIDKNNSIRLSGSKGVYSRTDTSYNAVGISWQYRWGGTP
- a CDS encoding IlvD/Edd family dehydratase; amino-acid sequence: MNSKPKDPKTPPETGLRKGLTSYGDKGFSLFLRKAFIKGAGYTNSALDRPVIGIINTGSSYNPCHGNMPQLIEAVKRGVMLAGGLPMDFPTISIHESFSSPTSMYLRNLMSMDTEEMLRAQPMDAVVMIGGCDKTVPAQMMGAASAGLPAIQLITGSMLTGSHRSERVGACTDCRRYWGKFRAGEIDEVQKDEVNDQLVASVGTCSVMGTASTMACISEALGMTVPGGASPPAVTADRIRIAEETGTRAVQMAKDGLTIDKILTADAFENAMRVLLAIGGSTNGIVHLAAIAGRMGLEIDLDALDKMGDETPVLLDLKPSGDHYMENFHDAGGMTTLLRELKPLLKLNAMTVTGRTLGEEIDAGPASFKQDVVRKFNDPIYPRGSIAVLHGNLAPGGAIIKQSAANEKLMEHEGRAVVFENAEDLANRIDSPDLDVTADDILVLKNIGPKGAPGMPEAGYIPIPMKLARAGVKDIVRVSDGRMSGTAFGTIVLHVTPESAIGGPLAFVRNGDRIRLSVKNREISLLISDEELAKRAKDNPVTIPTAERGYKKLFLDTVTQADKGVDFDFLRAAKMVGKTPKR